One Vigna unguiculata cultivar IT97K-499-35 chromosome 11, ASM411807v1, whole genome shotgun sequence DNA window includes the following coding sequences:
- the LOC114169180 gene encoding acidic endochitinase-like isoform X2 — translation MASERVALMIFLLSLFTLSSSRPDNAGIAVYWGRNLQEGDLVSACDTGNYKIVLLAFLNNFGAGRTSAWDFAAHCDNGAAEKCTELESEIKYCQEQRVKVFLSIGGDPDDSDYSLSSRDDAKEVAKYLYDNFLSGQYGPLGSVKLDGIDFHIEQTENYWDDLAWELDFFRQTTSRRFYLSAAPKCLTYPIPYLGKAIATKLFDYIFVQFYNNPSCSNTTGTEALLSSWNKWVGLVASNNSLFLGLPAGPTAGEGYISPDLLKRRVLPQAKKAHNYGGVMLWDRFRDFQTGYSDQILLNVNDHVSSNSVSDAIYRCVSKAFNRVIDY, via the exons ATGGCCTCTGAAAGAGTAGCTTTGATGATATTTCTCTTATCCCTTTTCACGCTCTCTTCCTCACGCCCTGACAATGCTGGCATTGCTGTGTACTGGGGACGAAACCTTCAAGAAGGCGATTTGGTGAGCGCATGTGACACTGGGAACTACAAGATTGTGCTCCTCGCTTTCCTCAACAACTTCGGTGCAGGGAGAACCTCAGCTTGGGACTTCGCCGCTCACTGCGACAATGGTGCTGCGGAAAAGTGCACCGAACTAGAGTCCGAAATAAAATACTGTCAG GAACAACGCGTGAAAGTGTTCCTTTCAATCGGAGGAGACCCTGACGATTCAGACTACTCCCTGAGCTCGCGGGACGACGCAAAGGAGGTGGCGAAATACCTGTACGACAACTTCCTGAGCGGGCAATACGGTCCACTGGGAAGCGTGAAGCTGGACGGCATCGACTTCCACATTGAACAGACGGAGAATTACTGGGACGACCTTGCATGGGAACTCGACTTCTTCCGACAAACGACGAGCCGTCGGTTTTACTTGTCGGCAGCCCCTAAGTGCCTCACATACCCTATCCCCTATCTCGGCAAAGCCATCGCCACCAAGCTCTTCGACTACATCTTCGTTCAGTTCTACAACAACCCTAGTTGCTCCAACACCACTGGCACTGAAGCCCTCTTGAGCTCCTGGAACAAATGGGTCGGCTTGGTCGCTTCCAATAACTCCCTCTTTCTGGGTTTGCCTGCAGGGCCAACCGCCGGTGAGGGTTACATTTCGCCGGATCTCCTCAAACGCCGGGTGCTTCCGCAAGCCAAGAAAGCCCACAACTACGGCGGAGTCATGCTGTGGGATAGATTCCGCGATTTTCAGACTGGTTACAGTGATCAAATATTGCTGAATGTCAACGACCACGTCTCTTCCAACTCCGTTTCCGACGCTATTTACCGCTGCGTCTCCAAGGCCTTCAACCGCGTC ATAGATTACTAA
- the LOC114169180 gene encoding acidic endochitinase-like isoform X1 → MASERVALMIFLLSLFTLSSSRPDNAGIAVYWGRNLQEGDLVSACDTGNYKIVLLAFLNNFGAGRTSAWDFAAHCDNGAAEKCTELESEIKYCQEQRVKVFLSIGGDPDDSDYSLSSRDDAKEVAKYLYDNFLSGQYGPLGSVKLDGIDFHIEQTENYWDDLAWELDFFRQTTSRRFYLSAAPKCLTYPIPYLGKAIATKLFDYIFVQFYNNPSCSNTTGTEALLSSWNKWVGLVASNNSLFLGLPAGPTAGEGYISPDLLKRRVLPQAKKAHNYGGVMLWDRFRDFQTGYSDQILLNVNDHVSSNSVSDAIYRCVSKAFNRVIDY, encoded by the exons ATGGCCTCTGAAAGAGTAGCTTTGATGATATTTCTCTTATCCCTTTTCACGCTCTCTTCCTCACGCCCTGACAATGCTGGCATTGCTGTGTACTGGGGACGAAACCTTCAAGAAGGCGATTTGGTGAGCGCATGTGACACTGGGAACTACAAGATTGTGCTCCTCGCTTTCCTCAACAACTTCGGTGCAGGGAGAACCTCAGCTTGGGACTTCGCCGCTCACTGCGACAATGGTGCTGCGGAAAAGTGCACCGAACTAGAGTCCGAAATAAAATACTGTCAG GAACAACGCGTGAAAGTGTTCCTTTCAATCGGAGGAGACCCTGACGATTCAGACTACTCCCTGAGCTCGCGGGACGACGCAAAGGAGGTGGCGAAATACCTGTACGACAACTTCCTGAGCGGGCAATACGGTCCACTGGGAAGCGTGAAGCTGGACGGCATCGACTTCCACATTGAACAGACGGAGAATTACTGGGACGACCTTGCATGGGAACTCGACTTCTTCCGACAAACGACGAGCCGTCGGTTTTACTTGTCGGCAGCCCCTAAGTGCCTCACATACCCTATCCCCTATCTCGGCAAAGCCATCGCCACCAAGCTCTTCGACTACATCTTCGTTCAGTTCTACAACAACCCTAGTTGCTCCAACACCACTGGCACTGAAGCCCTCTTGAGCTCCTGGAACAAATGGGTCGGCTTGGTCGCTTCCAATAACTCCCTCTTTCTGGGTTTGCCTGCAGGGCCAACCGCCGGTGAGGGTTACATTTCGCCGGATCTCCTCAAACGCCGGGTGCTTCCGCAAGCCAAGAAAGCCCACAACTACGGCGGAGTCATGCTGTGGGATAGATTCCGCGATTTTCAGACTGGTTACAGTGATCAAATATTGCTGAATGTCAACGACCACGTCTCTTCCAACTCCGTTTCCGACGCTATTTACCGCTGCGTCTCCAAGGCCTTCAACCGCGTCATAGATTACTAA